From the Nakamurella alba genome, the window CGATCTGCTGTTCCGCGGCCGACCAGTCGAAGCCGGGCCCGGGCACTCCGGTCGGTGAAGCGGGTGAAGCCGGCGCAGTCGGTGACATCGGCGTGGTCTCGGGACCCGGAGTCGCCGTGTCGTGGGGAGCCGTCTCGTGGGTGGGCGTGTCGTGGGTGGGCACACCGGGGCCGCCACCCGAACCCCCACCGCCGAGCGCCTGGGCCATCAGGGCGCGGGCGGCCGCCGACCCGGGATCCCGGGCAAGAGCAGCGGCGCACTCGGCGATCGCCTCCGGCACCTGCCCGCCCTGAAGCAGCACCCCGGCCAGGTGCAGCCGCAGCGGCAGGTCGTCGGGGGCCGCGTCCACCGCCCGGCGGAGGCTGGCGATCAGCTGCGGGTCCACGGCGCCAACGTACGTGATGCCCCGGCACGCCCGCGTGTGGTTGCCGCACACCCCCGCCACCCTTGCGCCGGACATCCGGCGTCGTCGATCGGATCCGTTGCGCCACAAGAGGTCCGACCGGCATCTGAGGCCGGCCGGTACCGCCGGGCGACGGCCGCCGCTGCTTCGCCGGCCGGGCCCGTCCCCATCCCGGTCGGCTTCGGTCCGGCTCTATGTCGGACCGGCCGTGCGTCGGACCGGTCCGCGCTGACTCAGCCGGAGCGCCCCGGCCACAGCCCACGGAGCCTGTGCACGAGGTTGGCCCGTGCCGTCGTCCCGCTGTTCCGCCGGGCGATGGCGACGGTGAGCGCGGTCGCGAAGGCGCACCAGGCCGGGTACGGGGCAAGGGCGATCGCCGCCCGCCGGTCCAGGGCAGCAGCCCGACGGACCAGATCGGCCGAGCTCAGCGTCAGCGCAGCACATTCGACAGCCGCCGGCCACGGCCGCCGCGCGGCGAAGAACAGTGCGTTCCACCCGGCGTTCAGCACGAGGTTGGCCCCCAGCGCCACGGCGAATCCGCGCCCGGCATCCTCGTCGCCGGACTCGTGCGCCGCGTCGAGCACCGCCGCCGACGCCACCGCGATGTCCGCGTACAGCGGAGTCCAGACCAGCGGGTAGGCCGGCGGGGGCGGCTGCCAGGCGGGTGTCCGCAACGTCCGGTACCAGGCGGAACCCGGATCGGTGGCGAGCCCGCCGATCACTGCGGTCAGCGCCACCGCCGCTCCCGTCCGCACCAACGTCGTCGCGCGCATCGTGACATCGACCTCCCGACTCCCCGGCGGTGACCCACCACCGGCGTGCGGGTTCCCGTTCCGGGATCCCGCACACCCTCTCCTGTGTCCAGCCCGGCGGATCCATCCGCCTGCATGCGCTTTCCATCCGCCCGCATACGCCTTCGGCCTCTCGGAACCGGGCTTTCGCAACTGCAGAAATGCACAAAAACTCACGGTGAGCGACCGTGTCCGGACCGCAGTCGATCGCAGCGACAGTGCGACGAGACCCCGCGCAGCGACAACAACGTGACCTGGCTCGCTCCATCGGCCTCGATCCGACAGGGTCGATCGCCGCTCCTTCGAGTGAATCGGCGACGATCGGGGTAAAGCTGTGCTTACACTGCGTGCTGTACCGAAGGTGGTCGTCCACCGGTCGGCCGGATCCGCGGGGGCGGGTCCCGGTCATACCAACGGCCTCGATCGGAACATCCGCATTCGTGCGCGTCGAGGGGAACGGGATGGCAACGGAGCCGAAGGTCATCATCGCGGGGGAATCCCACGAGGTGGCGCTGGTCCACGAGGTACTCACGGCCGCAGGCCTGACGGTCGCGGGCCATACGGATGAAGAGTCGGGCGTCGACCCTCTCGGCCCGTCGGTGCCGGGCGCTGCCATCGGAGTCGTCGCCCAGACCGACGCCGCGCACATCCCCGGACGGATCATGACTCTCCGTGCCGACCCGCGGGTGTCCCGGATCGTCGTGTTGTCCACCGATCACGACCCGGAGTCCCTGATCGCCGCGGTCGGCGCCGGAGCGGACGGGTGGATCCGGCCGGACATGCCAGCCGCATCGTTGCGCCGCGCCCTGCTCGCCATCCACGACGGTGAGAGCGGCTTCTCCCGCCGACACGTCGGCTTCCTGGTCGATGCGATCCGGCTGGCCGGAGTGATCCCGCCGCCGGATCCGACCGCGGATCTGACTCCCCGGGAGCGGCAGATCTACTCCGACCTCGAGGCCGGCCGTTCCACCAAGGAGATCGCCGCCCGACTCGAGGTCTCCGAGGCCACCGTGCGATGGCATTCGGCGCGGCTCCGGCGGAAGGTCGGCGTCGGCGCGAACCCGACGGCCGACATGGTCGGAACGGACACAGCGGACGCTGCGGACAACGATGTCGCGATCGGGCGCCGACCACCGGTCCACGCCCGTGGACACGGGCTCCCGGAGCAGAAGCGGCACGAGGACCTGCCGTCCCGGCCGGGTCACAGCAGCACCCGCCGCGACTCGGCGAACCGGTGGGCGACCCTCGGGCGCGCGGAACTGCGGGTGGCGATGCTGGTCGCCGACGGCCTCACCAACCAGGAGATCGCCGACCGCCTGTTCGTCTCGAAGCACACGGTGGACTCCCACCTCAAACACGCCTTCGCCAAGCTGCAGGTCCGGTCCCGGGTCGACCTCACCAGGTTGGTACTGGCCCTGGACGCGGCCGGCCCGCGGATCTGAGCTTCCGCTCCCCCTCGACCCACTCCTCCCCCGACCCACTTCCCCCCCGGCGCACGTTCTGGCCGACCAACCCGCACCGGCGTCTCCGCCGCACACGGGAACGCCCGGTCGATCCTCTCGGATCGACCGGGCGTTGTCGGTTCAGCCGCGGGTCAGTTGACCGGGATGATCTCGATCGCCGTCACCTTGGCGTTCTCGATCCGCCGGATGAAGTCGATGGTGACCTCTCCGTCGGCGACGGTCGTCTGGAACTCCCGGACGATCGCCTTGTTCGCACCCGCGGCCTGCGCCCAGATGTCGAAGTTGGTGAGCACCGTGGTGTTCTCCAGCCGGACGTCGAAGGTGCGCTGGTTGGCGCCCGTCTTGTTCAGCTCGGCGAAGTGCAGCCGCACCCGGTAGGCACCGTTCTCCACCGGGACGGAGAACCCGAAGGCCCGCGCCCCGACCGGGGTCCCGTAGGTCTGACCTCCGGTCCACTCCGACTGGAAGATGGCGTTGTTCATGCCGGCCGGGATGCCCGTGATGGTGTTGGCCTGTGAGTACGCCCCGCCACCCGACACCCAGCCCGAGCAGTTCGGGACCGAGGTGCAGCGGGTCCAGGTGACCCCCGAGACCGACTGCGCCCCACCACCGGCGTTGATCCGGATGGTCGGCCGGTTCGCCGCCGGCCGGGTGGCGTTGACCGTGGCCGACCGCACCGACTCGTTGCCGGTCTGGTCCACCGCGGTGACCTGGTAGTACGACGCCACACCGGTCGGAGCCGCCGCGTCGAGGTACGACGTGCCCGTCACCAGGGCGGTGTTCACCTTGGTGTAGGTGCCGGTCGCCGAGGTCGAGCGGTACACGTTGTACCCGGCCAGGTCCGAGGCGGTGTTCGTCGCCCAGTTGACCGTGACGCCGCCCGCGGCGCCGGTCGCCGCCACCCCGGTGACCGCACCCGGGGGTGTGGTGTCCGGTGTGGTGACCGGGAGGATCTCGATCGCCGAGATCTTGGCGTTCTCGATCCGCTTCATGAAGTCGATCGTCACCGCACCGTCGGTGATGGTGACCGGGAACTCCCGGACGATCGCCTTGTCGATACCGCCGGCCTGCACCCAGATGTCGAAGTTGCTGAGGACGGTGGCGTTCTCGATCCGGACGTCGAAGGTCCGGGTGTTCGCCGCCGTCTTGTTCAGCTCCGCGAAGTGCAGACGCACCCGGTAGGAACCGTTGGTCACCGGCACCGAGAACCCGAAGGCCCGGGCACCGACGGTGATTCCGCTACCGCCGGTCCACTCCGACTGGAAGATGGTGTTGTTCATCCCCGCCGGAATGCCGGTGATCGTGTCCTGCTCGGAGTAGGCGCTGCCGCCGGAGACCCGGTTCGAGCAGTTGCCGACCGAGGTGCAGACCGACCACACCGTGCCGTTCACGTTCTGCGTGCCACCACCGGCGTTGATCCGGACGGTGGTGCCACCGCCGGGGGCCGCCGGCCGGGTGGCCTGGACGGTCGCCGACCGCGCCGACTCCTGGGCCGCCGTGTTGACCGCGGTGACCTGGTAGTACGACGTGCCGACCGGGGCCCCGGTGTCCGAGAAGGACGTGCCGGTGATCAGCCCGGTGTTCACCAGGGTGAACGTGCCGGTCGCCGAGGCCGAGCGGTACACGTTGTACCCGGCCAGACCCGTTGCGGTGGAGGCGGTCCAGGTGACCGTGTTACCGGTCGCCGCACCGCTGGCCGCGACCCCGGTGACCACCGGCGGCGGGGTCGGCGCCGTGGTCCTGGTGCCGTTGACCGTGGCGGACCGCACCGACTCGTTGCCGGAGTTGTCCACCGCGGTGATCTGGTAGTACGACGTCCCCACCGGGGCCGAGGTGTCGGAGAACGAGGTCCCCGTCACCAGGGCGGTGTTCACCTTGGTGTAGGTGCCGGTGGCCGACGACGCCCGGTACACGTTGTAGCCCGCCAGGTCCGTGGCGGCCGAGGCACCCCAGGTGAGGGCGACGGCCGTCGTGGATCCGGTGGCCGCGACGCCGGTGACCACAGCCGGCGGGGTGGTGTCCGGCCGGGTCGCGGTCACCGTGGCCGAGCGGGCCGACTCGTTGGCCGAGGTGTCGACCGCGGTCACCTGGTAGTACGACGCGACACCCTGCGGCGCGGTGGTGTCCGAGAAGGACGTCCCCGTCACCAGTGCGGTGTTCAGCTTCGTGTAGGTGCCGGTGGCCGACGACGCCCGGTAGACGTTGTAGCCGGCCAGGTCCGTCGCCGGGTTCGCGGTCCAGCTGACCGTGATCCCGGTGGTCGACGCTGTCGCCGCCACCCCGGTGGTCACGCCCGGAGGCGTG encodes:
- a CDS encoding TspO/MBR family protein, whose translation is MRATTLVRTGAAVALTAVIGGLATDPGSAWYRTLRTPAWQPPPPAYPLVWTPLYADIAVASAAVLDAAHESGDEDAGRGFAVALGANLVLNAGWNALFFAARRPWPAAVECAALTLSSADLVRRAAALDRRAAIALAPYPAWCAFATALTVAIARRNSGTTARANLVHRLRGLWPGRSG
- a CDS encoding response regulator transcription factor, translating into MATEPKVIIAGESHEVALVHEVLTAAGLTVAGHTDEESGVDPLGPSVPGAAIGVVAQTDAAHIPGRIMTLRADPRVSRIVVLSTDHDPESLIAAVGAGADGWIRPDMPAASLRRALLAIHDGESGFSRRHVGFLVDAIRLAGVIPPPDPTADLTPRERQIYSDLEAGRSTKEIAARLEVSEATVRWHSARLRRKVGVGANPTADMVGTDTADAADNDVAIGRRPPVHARGHGLPEQKRHEDLPSRPGHSSTRRDSANRWATLGRAELRVAMLVADGLTNQEIADRLFVSKHTVDSHLKHAFAKLQVRSRVDLTRLVLALDAAGPRI